A region of the bacterium genome:
GCGGCACCAACGCGCGCGCACGCCGGACCAGGTTGCCGCTGGCGAACTCGGCGCCGCGTGCCATCTGTGCCTTCATGATCTTGTCGGTCTCCTCGAGCAGCGTCGGGATGAACCGGAGCGCGATCGTCATCATCAGCGCGAGCTCGTGCGCGGGCACGCCCACGCGCCGGAACGGCCGGAGCAATCGCTCCAGACCGTCGGTCAGTTCAACCGACGACGTCGTAAACGTCATGAGCGTCGTGGCCGCGACGAGCAGGATCAGCCGGTAGCCGTAGAACGCCCCCACGACGAGGTTCTCCCGCGTGATGACGAGCGGTCCGCGCCCCACCAGCACGTGGCCGCCGCTGTCACCGAACAACACCTGGAAGATCACGGCGAGACCGACCAGCCAGAACACCGGCCGGAGCCCGCGCAACGTGTACCCTGGAGGGATGCGGCCGACGAGCAAGACCGCGGCGAGGAATGCCGTGAGCACGACGAGCCCGCCGAGCGAT
Encoded here:
- a CDS encoding energy-coupling factor transporter transmembrane component T, coding for MDLLRGLMLGQYVPVDSPIHRLDPRTKILGTLWLVLIVFGIRSLGGLVVLTAFLAAVLLVGRIPPGYTLRGLRPVFWLVGLAVIFQVLFGDSGGHVLVGRGPLVITRENLVVGAFYGYRLILLVAATTLMTFTTSSVELTDGLERLLRPFRRVGVPAHELALMMTIALRFIPTLLEETDKIMKAQMARGAEFASGNLVRRARALVPLLVPLFVSAFRRADALALAMEARCYRGGEHRTRMKELHLAARDGIAAGVLVVVSAAVLLPPSLWRAW